In Thermofilum pendens Hrk 5, the sequence GTACGAGTCCCTGGGCTACGTCGGGAGGCTCAGGGAAAGCCTGACCTCCGGGAAAGGCGTAGAGGTCTTCCTGGCAGTCTACTTCTCGGGATTCATCGAGAGCATGTCCGGCTACGGCGTCTCCCCCGCCGTGACGGCACCAATCCTGGCGGGGCTGGGCGTGGGAGCCGTGGAGGCAACGCTTCTGCCGATGTTCGGGCACGTGTGGGCAGTCCCCTTCGCCAGCCTCGGCGTCCCAACGCTCGTACTCTCGCAAGTCACGGGGGCTGACGCGGAGAGCTTAGCGGCGTTCACCGCGAGAATCCTCTTCGCCCCCCTCGTCTTGATCCTGGCGCTAGCCCTGCTGGTAGGTAGGGCTAGGCGGCGAGCGGCGCTCGTGGCGCTCGCGTCCTCCGCCCTCCTACCGCTGTTCGCCGTAGCAGGCACCATGGTCGCAGCCTTAACCGGGTTCGCTGGCCTAGTTCTAGGCCTCCTGGCTACCCAGGGCCTAGCCGCTACCCGTAGAACGCTTAGGCTGGTAAGCCCGTACGTTATGCTAGTCGCCTCGGTGATAGCTCTAGGCGCGCTGGGCGCCAGGGGCCTGCTCTGGGTGGCGCTCACCACGGTTGCGGTGTCCCTCGCCGTACAGCTCGCGCACAGAAGGTTCTCCCGGGAAGCGGCGGTATCGGCGTTATCCATGACGAAGAGGTCGGTGGTCGCCGTTATCCTCTTCTCGGCCGTGGCGGAAGTCTCGAAGCAGGCTGGCTACACGGTGGCGCTAGCCGAAGTAGTGGCGGTGACCGCTGGGAAGGCTTACCTCCCCCTCGTCCCCGTGGTCGCCGTTCTCGGAGCGTTCATAACTGGTAGCGCGACTAACAGCAACCTGCTCCTAGGCCTCTTGCAGAAGACTTTCGGCGAGCTAGCCGGGGTAGA encodes:
- a CDS encoding L-lactate permease, with product MSVNPVDAAVGASILLVPSLVLGVLKKDVVTASLATFATVVAAALLQSKAGAVFRAAPVGAWTGVQISLLIVAAIYFYKAYESLGYVGRLRESLTSGKGVEVFLAVYFSGFIESMSGYGVSPAVTAPILAGLGVGAVEATLLPMFGHVWAVPFASLGVPTLVLSQVTGADAESLAAFTARILFAPLVLILALALLVGRARRRAALVALASSALLPLFAVAGTMVAALTGFAGLVLGLLATQGLAATRRTLRLVSPYVMLVASVIALGALGARGLLWVALTTVAVSLAVQLAHRRFSREAAVSALSMTKRSVVAVILFSAVAEVSKQAGYTVALAEVVAVTAGKAYLPLVPVVAVLGAFITGSATNSNLLLGLLQKTFGELAGVDQSLVLALQNAGAGLGSGIAPAKISVAASTTGGKRVEAEVFRRVVPVIALLVAPLSILAVLACMAKA